The genomic DNA GGCACCGGTAAACACTCCAACACATTTATCATCAGACGATCGTTTGGTAATGATGCAGCTCTTCATGGTGTCTACGGTGAAGCTTACAGCCAAACCGTTCCAACGTTGTTGACACTCGTCTCGATGCAGGTATCTGTTTTCGATAGGCGTAACTGTGAAGTCGGAGGTTCTTTCCTTGGTGGAAGACATCACCAGACTCGATAGGCCATAGCTGCGAACTTCATCCAACAGGGGCAGACAGATAGGTCTCACATTACGCTGAGATGTGTCTGCGGGTCTGGCTAGCTTTACCAGTGCTATATCGTTACTGTAGCTGGGCCGATCGTACTGTGGATGGACGATGATCTTTTCTACTGGAATTCGTTGCTCGGGAAGCTTACATGGGGCCGTTGTATTGAGCTTTGCGCATTCCCTGTTCGTAGAATCACTACTAAAACCAAACAATATGTTGTATCTGAAAGAAGGGAGACGAACGCACTATTAATGTGGCTAACTGCAACAGAAACAGTATCCTTACTCTTCTTTGACATCGCCAAAACAGTACGCAGGTCCTACAGCATACCATTCGCTGATGAGCGTCACCGAACATCTGCTGACGTTGAAATACGTTGCGTTTGAAAAGACATTGCCCGTCCACGGGATAGGATAGCTGCTGAACGATTCGCTCAGAAGAGTGTTTATGCCGCAAGTATTGAAGTTGAACAGATTCCTCTTGGAAGTGTCCGGCATGGGTGCTAAACTAACTCTCTCGCGATCTGCACTTCTCGTTTCGATCGGCAGCGATGTATTGCGCTCCTTAAACTGCATATTTTCTACGATCCAATCAAGATCGGCCGGCTCTATCGTGCCGAACAGATACGGACCGTACACTAGGTCGGAGAAAATGTTTTCCTCGTTCGTATCCATCCCATAGAGAAAGTAGCGCGCACGGCCACCCATCCTCACAGGCATCTGCAACGGACTGCCCAGGCTGGAAGGCAAGGACACCTGGCGAAACTTTTCCGCCTCGATCGCACACGGGAAATCTCCATCAAACGTGACAAAGTGTGTCGCCAGCAGTAGCCGTTGCTGGCAGTTTAGATAATCGATCATCGTGAGCTTCTTGCTTACGATGGCAAACTGTTTGTTGGACGATATGGTCACCTCGGTTGGTGTTttgcgctgcagctgctgcatgAAGGGCAAGCAGATTGGGCTGATGTAGGGAAGCTTCAGGTTGGCCGGCTCTAGCAACTCTATCAGTGCCAACATTTGCCGTGGATGATCGATGGGTGGGACGATGACGTTCTTAATTTCCACCATCTGATGCGTTATCTCGCAGGTGCTGGTGTAGCAGTTGGTGGGATCATCCGGATTGTACTTGCCCAGTATCATTAATCGCCAAGATATGTTGCTCGTGACACTACGTTTGGGAACTATGGCGTACCATTCGCTTATTAGTACCGCCAGGCTTTTCGTGAAGGAGGATTCATCGGTCACATTCTCGGCACCCTGGAAGAACCCGACCCACGGCAGAATGGTAACTCTTCCCAAGTTTTCATTGCGCGATGTCGATAGGCCGCAGGTGTCCATATTGAATAGGCgcaaattttccttcccaggCTGCTGCTGTAGTGCGTCCCACTCCTTCTCCAGGCTTTGCTTCGGACCGCTGGTAGTCGGGGCCGGAGCAACGGGTTCAGCTTTGTCCGAGATGCTGTATCTCATGTTGTACAGTATCCAGTCGAGGTATTCGTCCAGGTTGTTGTACACAGGAGGTATTTCCGTTGCACAAGCCCGTCCGAACAGCTCGAATCCTCGTAGAAAATAGCGGCTTGTATCGCCGAAAGATCGCAACTCTTGCAGTGGTGCGCCACTTCTCAGCGAACTGCATGATTCTTCCGCGGGTATTTGAGCACAAAATCTCTTATTTTTCCAGTCGATTGTGAATCCCAAATCTGCGTACTGTGTCTTGCAATAGTCTGTGTTGACAAGGCTTACAGCTTCGCTCCGATAAGAGCTCGCTTGCGAGGAGAAGGACGCTACAGACAGGTTGACCATCTGAGTCGTTCGGAGTTCGGGAGTAGCCGAAATGCAGATGGGTCTCACATtcgggagtgtcgtgttggcCGCGCTCAGTAGCTCGATTAGTACGATATTATCACCGAGGCTGTTACTGTCGTACTTTGGGTGTGTGATAATTCGTTCGATTTGGAGCGTTTGTGTTGGATAAGAGCAGACTGCATTTCCATTGCGATCGTTCGAACAGTTCGTTGTGGACGATTCAGAATCACCTCCGAGTAGAATCCAGCgtcttaaaacaaaaaagttgcAGGTAGAGCCAAAGGAATAGAACATCAAGCACTGTACTTACTCTATGCCATCGTTATCGAAACAATGTGCAGGACCAATCGCATACCAATCACTTATCAGCGTTACCGTACACCTTCTGTTCGGTGCACTGTCCGAGCCAGGAGAAAATATGACAAACCCTAGCCAGGGTAGCCCAGTCCAACCATTCCCATCGCCGAGCAGTGCTGAGGACGGCACACCACAAGTCTCAAAGTTAAACAGCCGTAGCTTTTCCTCGTAATCTATCTCCAGCACATCCGACTCGAAGGAAAGCACCCGCGGGTCCACATACTTAACAATCCACTCAAAATGCTTCGCCACATCGGTGTACGCGGTGTACTTCAACGGATCGCAAAGCCCAGTATTTCCACGCAGCGGCGTAAACGAGACCAAGCCCCTCACGAACCATTTGCCCCCCACTTCGAAGAACATACCGCCACCACTGTCCCCATTGCACGCACTAACGCCCGTCTGTCCTTTGGCGCAATACATATCCGAGGTCAGATGAGTTCCGAACACTGAACGATCGCTCGCGATGCATGTCAACGCATCCACAACACCGATCAGCGCTTGCTTCAGCTGCTTGGATACTTCATCGTGTTCATTTAGGCCGAATCCAACGATTGTCCCGTTTCGGCCTGCGATCATCTCCTGGTTACTGTCCATCGTCCACAGACAGACGGGCTGCACGTACTTCGTCATCGTGATGTTGGTTGACAGCTTCAAAAGAGCAATATCATTGATAATACTTGCTGGGCCGTACTTAGGATGTACGATCGTTTCATGCAAGTTGTGCTTTTGCGTGAACTCGTTCTCGTCTTTCAGATCGATCTGGCCGACAGTCACAACGATCCGATCGAGAGGGATTTTCCCGCTCGTTGTGTAGATACAGTGAGCGGCTGCAAGTGGGAAATTCAAACCGATTGCCGTTAGAAGAAGATTAATAGGACGTGAGATCACATACCTGTGAGAATAGTGCTCTCGTCAATGATCACTCCTCCGCAGGCGTATTCGCTCTTCCCCTGCTTGCGATGGAAGATGGCAGCATGCCACGGCCAATGACCGGCCTTAGCATCGATGCCATTGTGGATGAGATAGACCGATTTCACCCGACGCCTGCCACACGTTAGACGGCTCCCTTGGCCATTATTTTGAGCAATTACACACGATAAACCAAAGAGGAGCAGTAGGAGTCTTCCTGTTCTACAGCACATTATTCCAGCAAAAGCTTCCTCGAGCTGAGGAATCTAATCAGATCGTAACGAAGCGAAGGTTCTATCGCTACTGAACGTTTGTACGGCACCGTTTCAAACATGCAAGTGATCCCCGGCTTGTCGCGATCGTTAGAGATGACGGGAGATAATCATTGAACTGTAATGCACAAGTGTTCGTGCCATATTGCAAGAACCTTCACCGGCCGGAACGGGTTTTGCgcgtggcaaaaaaaaaccgcgctGCGGTAAATCCGGAAACAGGTTTAAAGTGAAGGCACTGAGAGTTTTTGACAAGTGGTAGCTGTGATTATTCTCATAGAAGAACAGTATCATCACACATATCTAGAGTTTAATACTACCTTGGTTTTCGGAGGTCATCGCGAACTATAATTCAAAGGAATCGGGCGAACCTAACCGCAATGATAATGTTGCAATCGTAAACCGGCTTTTATTGGGATTTCAAGTATGTAAACCATTTGTTGAGGTTGTGCTGAGAAACCCATTACACATCCCTCTATTTCTGAATAAAAATAAGTTTCTCTCTCAGGTCATAAGACAATCCAAGGGGATAGCTAGTGTCTTCCATGTTTGCCAGTATCCAGTCTAGATGCACATCTGTATCAACATAAACCAACGGGAAGTACGAAGAGCAAACTTTCGATTTGATCTCCAAAATGCCACGCAAAAAGTGTCTGTCCTCTGTGTTGATCGGCTGAATCGTGTGTAGTGAGGCACCAGTCAGCAGATCGAAACACTCATTGTTGGGCGCTCTTTCAAGCTGGGCACATATTTTCACGTTTTCTATGGCAAACTCGAGTCCCATTTCGACCCAACGTTTCTGACACTCGGTGGAATCCACGTAGCGATCGTCTATCGGGGCTAGTAGATAGTGGGAGCCTTCTTCATTTTCAGAAACTGCCACTAAACTGGATGTATCATAGCTGCGAACTTCATCCATCAACGGAAGGCAGATTGGTTTCACGTGTGGCCTGGATGTGTCGACGGGTCTTGCTAGCTTTGCTAGCGCTATGTCGTTGTCATAGTCGGAGTTGCTGTACCGTGGATGGATGATGATCTTTTGCACTGGAATTGTTTGCGTGGGATGGACACATTCGGTACATTCCTTCAGACCGTGGACACTGTTAATGCCAAACAGTACAGAATACCTGTAAAAGGGTGTAGGGTAGGGAATTATTCAGGCTTCAGAGGAAAACACGTTACCAGAGTACTTACTCCGTGCTATTGCTGCTAAAGCAAACCGCCAAACCGACCACGTACCATTCGCTGATTAAAGTAACGGCACACCTCGTGTCTTTGGTAGCATTGAGATGTGTTTGGTCCGAAGCTAAATACCCCATCCATGGAATGATGTTGCTGTCCATCGTTTCGTTCGACACTGACATTCTTCCACAGTCGGTGAAGTTAAACAATCGCCTCTTTTCGGCGTGTTTGATCGGTTTCAAGCGCACTTCTCTAGACGTCACACTGCCCTTTGTTGCAGTAGGCCACAGCGGTTCGAGCTCCTTAAACTGCATGTTGTCCACTATCCAGTCGAGAAATCGATCGACATTGGTAAACAGCTCCGGAAGGTATGGCAGCTCATTGGGCAAGTTATTGCGCAAGTTGACGCCGCGTAGAAAATAAAGCTGCTGGTCATCGAACTGCAGCAACGCTTGCAGGGCAGCGCCTGCATTCAACATGAGTGGCGATTGACCGCGATTGTCCGAATCCACGGCACACCACGGCACGTTCTTGGCCGAGGTTAGGAAACCTTCCTGAGCCAACTGTCGTTGACAGGCGGATGGAGCTAGCTCCGTCAGCTGCTTGCTTCTCAGGTCAAAGTACTCCTCCGACGTCACCACCAGATTCAGGGGCTTACTTTTCTGAAGTTCCTTGACAAACGGCATACATATGGGGCCTATGTGCGGGTTCGTAAAGTTGGCCGGGAATTGAAGCTCCACCAGGGCAATGTTATTGTTTCTCGGGTCCTTCCCGTAGTTCGGATGCACGATAACGCGTCGAATTACAGCTTCCTGATGTCGGAAGCAATCATCGCCCACACATTCCGATTGCAGCAATACGTTGTACAATCCGAGTGCAACATAGCGCCTGGAACAGGCACATTGTTTTAAA from Anopheles stephensi strain Indian chromosome 2, UCI_ANSTEP_V1.0, whole genome shotgun sequence includes the following:
- the LOC118503077 gene encoding uncharacterized protein LOC118503077, giving the protein MCCRTGRLLLLLFGLSCVIAQNNGQGSRLTCGRRRVKSVYLIHNGIDAKAGHWPWHAAIFHRKQGKSEYACGGVIIDESTILTAAHCIYTTSGKIPLDRIVVTVGQIDLKDENEFTQKHNLHETIVHPKYGPASIINDIALLKLSTNITMTKYVQPVCLWTMDSNQEMIAGRNGTIVGFGLNEHDEVSKQLKQALIGVVDALTCIASDRSVFGTHLTSDMYCAKGQTGVSACNGDSGGGMFFEVGGKWFVRGLVSFTPLRGNTGLCDPLKYTAYTDVAKHFEWIVKYVDPRVLSFESDVLEIDYEEKLRLFNFETCGVPSSALLGDGNGWTGLPWLGFVIFSPGSDSAPNRRCTVTLISDWYAIGPAHCFDNDGIERWILLGGDSESSTTNCSNDRNGNAVCSYPTQTLQIERIITHPKYDSNSLGDNIVLIELLSAANTTLPNVRPICISATPELRTTQMVNLSVASFSSQASSYRSEAVSLVNTDYCKTQYADLGFTIDWKNKRFCAQIPAEESCSSLRSGAPLQELRSFGDTSRYFLRGFELFGRACATEIPPVYNNLDEYLDWILYNMRYSISDKAEPVAPAPTTSGPKQSLEKEWDALQQQPGKENLRLFNMDTCGLSTSRNENLGRVTILPWVGFFQGAENVTDESSFTKSLAVLISEWYAIVPKRSVTSNISWRLMILGKYNPDDPTNCYTSTCEITHQMVEIKNVIVPPIDHPRQMLALIELLEPANLKLPYISPICLPFMQQLQRKTPTEVTISSNKQFAIVSKKLTMIDYLNCQQRLLLATHFVTFDGDFPCAIEAEKFRQVSLPSSLGSPLQMPVRMGGRARYFLYGMDTNEENIFSDLVYGPYLFGTIEPADLDWIVENMQFKERNTSLPIETRSADRERVSLAPMPDTSKRNLFNFNTCGINTLLSESFSSYPIPWTGNVFSNATYFNVSRCSVTLISEWYAVGPAYCFGDVKEEYNILFGFSSDSTNRECAKLNTTAPCKLPEQRIPVEKIIVHPQYDRPSYSNDIALVKLARPADTSQRNVRPICLPLLDEVRSYGLSSLVMSSTKERTSDFTVTPIENRYLHRDECQQRWNGLAVSFTVDTMKSCIITKRSSDDKCVGVFTGAALHTLQRVQSSDRHFLRGYVLILPRGCSVYYPAVYTNTEHYLSWMLENMDEPLFTSNGSADLREKLIFT